In a single window of the Nicotiana tomentosiformis chromosome 10, ASM39032v3, whole genome shotgun sequence genome:
- the LOC104098633 gene encoding uncharacterized protein yields MSLLAAWLAQDDVNGRELIEESIRKAHQANELDKKDGYCWYALGRAYQCYFLQSGEWDLNSLQFASHAYEEANKDEERKIFYTDLIYQWALVDTALENYERALIGFTLSVQSNPALDGTKDMNMMIRLLDKLDMMLKLGTLSTIHELMKDAAKFDDPAIFQVSPSYEEVTMDLLFGGHNKGFAVLAKVLYPVNNEKVYPLYYVLCDTNLDCFVLTVHGIHAMAIQRGDVIILLDPYYSLVNFEWQGKLYHFKSVRVNLPNQVLVNGEAVPNHFAIRQPLGRKPKAWGL; encoded by the exons ATGTCATTGCTTGCAGCTTGGCTTGCTCAAG ATGATGTAAATGGAAGAGAACTCATTGAGGAAAGCATAAGAAAGGCTCATCAAGCAAATGAACTTGACAAAAAGGATGGGTACTGTTGGT ATGCCCTAGGAAGGGCCTACCAGTGTTACTTTCTTCAATCTGGAGAGTGGGATTTAAATAGCCTTCAATTTGCATCACATGCATATGAGGAAGCG AACAAGGATGAAGAAAGGAAGATATTTTACACCGACCTGATTTATCAGTGGGCCCTG GTGGATACAGCCTTGGAGAATTACGAAAGGGCGCTTATTGGCTTCACACTTTCTGTGCAGTCAAATCCTGCACTTGATGGTACAAAAGATATGAACATGATGATTAGACTTCTGGACAAATTAGACATGATGCTTAAG CTGGGAACACTGTCAACtatacatgagcttatgaaggatgcAGCTAAATTCGATGATCCTGCTATCTTTCAAG TGAGTCCTTCATACGAAGAAGTGACCATGGATCTCCTATTTGGCGGTCACAATAAAGGGTTTGCAGTTTTAGCAAAGGTTTTGTACCCGGTTAACAATGAGAAAGTATATCCATT ATACTATGTGCTATGTGATACCAATCTGGACTGTTTCGTACTTACAGTGCATGGCATACACGCAATGGCA ATCCAAAGAGGAGATGTAATCATACTGTTGGACCCTTACTACAGCTTGGTTAATTTCGAATGGCAAGGAAAG CTTTACCACTTCAAGTCTGTGCGAGTGAATTTACCGAATCAAGTTCTTGTAAATGGAGAAGCAGTGCCGAA